In Ostrea edulis chromosome 4, xbOstEdul1.1, whole genome shotgun sequence, a single window of DNA contains:
- the LOC125672435 gene encoding neuropeptide SIFamide receptor-like, giving the protein MENNSSGERVNVSFAPELKHDLDVIAIYAVAYSLIFLFAFFGNLTVIIVVVRHRWMHTRTNFFIVNLAVADLLVALVVMPINTMINIFFDWRYGAALCKLTPFLQGISVCASVNTLAAIAIDRCLAICYPLNYKITWRNCKIIMYGIWMFSIVLMIPNLIVYDIDEFHLYSPPMDVCSPKWPSATLETIYFLAGSLLFCYSIPLAVIITCYCLIGYKVWNRKAPGVYGLNGIIHRSKIKVVKMLVVVVVLFAASWFPLWVVYIKLRLDPHPDDSFLLFNYVIPICQWLGSANSGINPIIYSLFSRKIRMRIKTMIMCRSTEYEVPRHLSSYASTRYVSVDYTNGHVTLRTNGLQKERKSSRTDRLFNNVYD; this is encoded by the exons ATGGAGAACAATTCTAGTGGAGAGAGAGTAAATGTGAGTTTTGCCCCGGAACTGAAGCACGACTTGGACGTTATTGCCATTTATGCAGTGGCATATTCTTTGATATTTCTTTTCGCTTTCTTTGGGAATCTTACCGTGATTATTGTGGTGGTCAGACATCGATGGATGCACACAAGGACCAATTTTTTCATCGTAAATCTAGCTGTGGCCGATCTTTTGGTCGCTCTTGTGGTTATGCCAATCAAcacaatgataaatatattttttg ATTGGAGATACGGTGCTGCATTGTGCAAGTTGACACCGTTCCTTCAAGGGATATCTGTCTGTGCCTCTGTGAATACGCTTGCAGCGATTGCGATTGATAG GTGTCTGGCAATCTGTTATCCGCTGAACTATAAGATCACATGGAGGAATTGTAAAATCATAATGTATGGCATCTGGATGTTCAGCATTGTACTAATGATTCCCAACTTAATAGTGTATGATATAGACGAGTTCCACCTTTACTCACCGCCGATGGATGTTTGCTCACCGAAATGGCCATCGGCAACTCTTGAAACGATCTATTTTCTTGCTGGATCATTACTGTTTTGTTACTCCATTCCTTTGGCAGTGATTATCACGTGTTATTGTTTAATTGGCTACAAAGTATGGAACAGGAAGGCTCCAGGTGTGTACGGATTAAACGGAATAATTCACAGATCAAAAATAAAAGTCGTAAAAATGCTAGTCGTCGTAGTGGTACTGTTTGCAGCCTCGTGGTTTCCACTGTGGGTGGTATATATAAAACTCAGACTTGATCCTCATCCAGATGACAGTTTCTTGTTGTTTAATTACGTTATTCCAATCTGCCAGTGGCTTGGATCCGCCAACAGTGGGATTAATCCCATTATATACAGCCTGTTTAGTAGAAAAATTCGTATGAGAATAAAAACAATGATAATGTGCAGAAGTACAGAATACGAAGTCCCTCGACATCTTAGTTCATACGCTAGTACACGTTATGTTTCAGTTGATTATACCAATGGTCACGTGACTCTTCGGACAAACGGGTTACAAAAAGAACGGAAATCCTCGCGAACAGATAGACTATTTAATAATGTTTACgactga